The Candidatus Eisenbacteria bacterium genome window below encodes:
- a CDS encoding S9 family peptidase — MRTDVKTEERAGGESARPAPSPRPMREEDLLRFVWDADPQISPDGGRVAFTRVWVDAEADEYRTQVWIAGSGTEARPWTSGLYDSQPRWSPDGRWLAFVRKSESGKPGQIHLLPTGGGEATRLTTLEGGAAEPAWSPDGSRLVFVSPHNPVLDAPDHKKPKNEPARVITKPVFRENDLGFHDEQRKDHLWIVERESRAVRALTTGLHAESGPRWSRDGRSIYFVSDRREEPWFGPEESKLWAVPPDVETPTEGDAMKLVVDAPGGIMAWTEGLDGTIAFITTRFDGPRSYEQPELWLARGQGPRRELLRLASGYDFPFAEAINSDQHPPRGGGACPLALLDSEVVTRVGKHGSSLMVRVCGEEVTELTAAGQDVIAGTVSADGKRWALTIGNPSSPCVLYVFDPGTRALEVLHRPNPWLSEIALGEVEELWYPSFDGTRIQAWLVKPVTPREGERAPLVLEIHGGPHTAYGFGFFHEFHVLAGAGYSVLCTNPRGSTTYGQAFANVIQYRFPDEDARDLMAGVDHLIEQGRADADRLGVTGGSGGGLLTNWLVAQTPRFKAAVTQRCVSDWAAFYYSADFAMFTPFWFRKPPFEDPEDYRDRSPITFASRITTPLMVIHSEEDWRTPIGQGEAMFRALKQQRKPTVMIRFPGESHELSRSGAPSRRVQNQQHIRRWFDRWLLNKPAPEYGV; from the coding sequence ATGAGAACCGACGTCAAGACCGAGGAACGAGCCGGCGGCGAGTCCGCACGACCGGCCCCGAGCCCGCGGCCGATGCGTGAGGAGGATCTGCTGCGGTTCGTCTGGGATGCCGATCCGCAGATCTCTCCCGATGGCGGGCGCGTGGCGTTCACCCGCGTCTGGGTGGACGCCGAAGCGGACGAATACCGCACCCAGGTGTGGATCGCGGGGTCGGGCACGGAGGCGCGCCCGTGGACGTCGGGTCTCTACGATTCCCAGCCGCGCTGGTCGCCCGACGGCCGCTGGCTCGCCTTCGTGCGCAAGAGCGAATCGGGGAAGCCGGGGCAGATCCACCTGCTGCCGACGGGGGGCGGCGAAGCCACACGGCTCACCACGCTCGAAGGCGGCGCCGCGGAGCCGGCGTGGTCGCCCGACGGCAGCCGTCTCGTGTTCGTGAGCCCGCACAACCCGGTGCTCGATGCTCCGGATCACAAGAAACCCAAGAACGAGCCGGCCCGCGTGATCACCAAGCCCGTGTTCCGTGAGAACGATCTGGGCTTCCACGACGAGCAGCGCAAGGATCACCTGTGGATCGTCGAGCGCGAGAGTCGCGCGGTGCGCGCGCTGACGACGGGACTCCACGCGGAGAGCGGGCCACGCTGGTCGCGTGACGGGCGCTCGATCTATTTCGTCTCCGATCGGCGCGAAGAGCCGTGGTTCGGTCCCGAGGAGAGCAAGCTCTGGGCGGTGCCGCCCGATGTCGAGACGCCGACCGAGGGCGACGCCATGAAGCTCGTCGTCGACGCTCCGGGCGGAATCATGGCGTGGACGGAGGGACTGGACGGAACCATCGCGTTCATCACCACCCGCTTCGACGGGCCGCGCAGCTACGAGCAGCCGGAGCTCTGGCTGGCGCGCGGGCAGGGGCCGCGCCGCGAGCTCTTGCGGCTCGCCTCCGGCTACGACTTCCCGTTTGCCGAGGCGATCAACTCCGATCAGCATCCGCCACGCGGCGGAGGCGCCTGCCCGCTGGCCCTGCTCGACTCCGAGGTGGTGACCCGGGTCGGCAAGCATGGATCGTCGCTGATGGTGCGGGTGTGCGGGGAAGAGGTCACCGAGCTGACGGCCGCGGGGCAGGACGTGATCGCCGGCACCGTGAGCGCCGATGGCAAGCGCTGGGCGCTCACGATCGGGAACCCATCCTCGCCCTGCGTCCTCTACGTCTTCGATCCCGGCACGCGAGCGCTGGAGGTTCTCCATCGGCCGAATCCGTGGCTCTCCGAGATCGCGCTCGGCGAGGTCGAGGAGCTCTGGTATCCGTCGTTCGACGGCACCCGCATCCAGGCGTGGCTGGTGAAGCCGGTGACCCCGCGCGAAGGCGAGCGCGCGCCGCTGGTGCTGGAGATCCATGGCGGGCCGCACACCGCGTACGGGTTCGGCTTCTTCCACGAGTTCCACGTTCTGGCGGGAGCGGGCTACTCCGTGCTCTGCACCAACCCGCGCGGCAGCACCACCTACGGCCAGGCGTTCGCGAACGTGATCCAGTACCGCTTCCCGGACGAGGACGCACGCGACCTGATGGCGGGCGTCGACCATCTCATCGAGCAAGGTCGCGCCGACGCCGATCGGCTCGGCGTCACCGGTGGGAGCGGCGGAGGCCTCCTGACCAACTGGCTCGTCGCCCAGACGCCGCGGTTCAAGGCGGCGGTGACCCAGCGCTGCGTCTCCGACTGGGCGGCGTTCTACTACAGCGCGGACTTCGCGATGTTCACGCCGTTCTGGTTCCGCAAGCCGCCCTTCGAGGACCCGGAGGACTATCGCGATCGCTCGCCGATCACCTTCGCCTCGCGGATCACCACGCCGCTGATGGTGATCCACAGCGAGGAGGACTGGCGCACCCCGATCGGCCAGGGCGAAGCGATGTTCCGCGCGCTCAAGCAGCAGCGGAAGCCCACGGTGATGATCCGCTTCCCCGGCGAGAGCCACGAGCTCTCGCGCAGCGGCGCGCCGTCGCGCCGGGTGCAGAACCAGCAGCACATCCGCCGCTGGTTCGACCGCTGGCTGCTCAACAAGCCGGCGCCGGAGTACGGCGTGTGA